In the genome of Oryzias melastigma strain HK-1 linkage group LG4, ASM292280v2, whole genome shotgun sequence, the window TAAATCAGCTGCCACATTggtgtattttatatttaacatttaatgtaaaggttttaaaacgtttttagcttttacattttttattttgatcaaatataacAAGAATAATGGAACTTAAATCATTGGAACATTGTATAGAGTTTGCAACATTTCTCTaactgttttgacttttttggatttatacatttttattttgtctctacgTGTTTGATCACTATTATAAACTTCAATTCGTTTgatttttgcagcaaaaatgcCTAAATGTATTACTCTGAATTTTGGATTTTGAACACTTTTGGGTTCATTGTGGAATTATTGtgcaatattttgaaaatatctgaaaaaaaaatacttttgttgaactaaaaatgtagattgccacaaaaatatatatatatgaattattTGTAAGgtaaaaaaacaccttaagCACTATTGGTGAGTGATTTTGACccaagcaaaaatatttacataatgttcaatatgttgcatttttctgagtgtcatgggtccctgggtaaagtctccagtataattttttttttgttttgttctcagaTTCCAaaattttcagtaattttcagcCATGTTTTAAGGATcttcttatgtttttattttccattttgttaaatataccacagttgaaaaagtaataaaacgtCTCTAATTTATCaggtgttgtcatatttttatttttttatgacaaatacgttttattgggtatattatattgggtaaaatTACCCGAGAagagtgatggtgtaacttattatagtgaaagtgttgtAGGGTAAAGCAATAAAAGTTTCGTTCATGACAAATAAACGAGTTGAAAGCGTGTCTGGTATatattaagaattttaatctaTTATTGTGAAATGCTGCGGCAAAAAGACAAACGTTTCCTTTACAAAAGTTCACAGCAACgtcatggagctggagcgaAGCACATTAGCAGTGCCTCTTGTGACATAACTTAAAGGTGGAGGACATCTTTGGCACATGAAAACCAAAACAGTTTACAGATATATAAATGACtaacacacataaatatattaaatttcCTTGCTTCAAACAGCCATTCGTGTAAAcattcaggaaaacaaagaagaaaactggGAAATGGCATTGACCAGCATATGCATTATGGGGGAAAATATGAATGATGGGGTTGATGCTTCCTTCCACAAATTGAAGCAAAACTTTCATATTCTTAATTACATTTACAGGCCTTTAAATccaaaaatagatgaaaacggTGACTCTTTCCAGTTCCAGACAGAGCATTCTCCTTAAAAACAGTAGTTTACATTCAGCAGTGTTCGGTAATCCTACATTAAGCAGGGAGAAATAAATAGAGGTGTCCATTGCTGAGCATATAGCCCACTCAGAGAATGTGAGATAGCTGAGCAATGAAGAAAACATGGCCGAATATATCACAGTGATGGAGACAACAAATAGAGTAGCAAATGCGGGCCAGTTATAGCCGCCCATTACTGTGCTCATGATAGAACCAGCTACCATCGCCCAAAAGAAATCAGCGGCCCCGGGAAGGAATCCTGTGGAGAATGTGTGCCATTTTTACAAGGCCGAGGGGTCAGACTTTAGATAGCCGTTTTCTTTAACTGGAGCATTACCCCAGTGAGGAATGTGAGAAGATTAGCTCCGGAGTGTCATCGGAGGGCAGCAAAATGTTGGGCGGTAGCCAAACATTAATCCGGGATCCGGAAGATTGGACCCCAGTGAAACACTGTCAATCCTCGAAGGCTTTTTTAGGAGAGAAGTTGCAAgctccacattcaaaactcccCACTGAGATGGGAGCACAAGCCTATTTCACAGAGAGGGGCAACTGGAGATTTAAATTTGGGCTGAAACAGAATAATCCTCAGACATGACAGTAAAACACATAGCATGCTTATCCTGGGTTTCTTTATAAATATTCCTATTACTTTAAAAGGTATGCTAACATAGATGCTACAACAAACttaagataaacaaaaaaactccaaacaagAATAATCATATAGTTATGGAGATATAATTTAACAAGTGGAGCACTCTAACACAAGTCACCTTTTCAACTGTCACATCATCAagagcagctttttttcttcagtataaatatacattttcaacaaaacactAACAACATGCACCACCAGCAGCCCAGTTCCTGTCGCCTCACAGAATACTGTCCAGGTACCTTGAAGAATTCCACTTGTGAAACGGGCAGAAGCAGCAGAAGGAAAGCTCAGCTCTCTTCTACGAACTGCACCACCGTCTGTTTCAGACCAGACATCCGAGCAGGTCTTGAAAAAGACCTCAAGCAAACACTTTGTTCTCCTCATATCAGGATTTCGATGGCCTCTGAGTCTGCGCTGTTGATGCTTTTGAGCGAGGCCTTTGGCTCctctgaggacaaaaaaaaggaaaataagaaaGGTGATGTAGCTACAATAACttctcttaaagtcccactcgaatcatcttttgatctattttaaattaacttcCAGTGGTTTGGGCAAAATTagaaaacttgtcattttctaggacatagcggcagtaattcattagaaattcacctcattTTCTATCATCTCTTTGCttacactctcttccactagcttatagcccctcacaccaccAACCTAACACTACTGGAGTAACACaaatggatcaatttgtcttccagatgcatcagaatggagtggagcggGGTGTTTTTGGCATGCATGTTCAACACCACACCAActgggtttttcttttcatctgttcctgagtCAGAATTATTTacataatcagaaatgcaatttaggcttaattttcctccataataaataacaatgccacaaaaacaccaaaaatacaattttcatcaggGTGGGTCTTGAAGATGTTTGCAGTACATACTGCTAAAATCAAATATATAGATAATGATCAACAAATAAACCCACCGGTTGGGGCTTCTGAGATCCTCTCAGATGCTTTGGGTTTGCTGGACTCTGCAGTGACCGCCGGTTCCTGCACATCACTTTGAGTTCTAGCGTCTTGACGTGGACCCTTGGCTGTGACGACGGATGAAGGGTTTGGCACCGAAGCACCTGTCAGGTCATCTGATAGGCTCTTTCCTACAAACGCAGACAAAGCAAGGTCAATGTTTAATTACCCACAAACATCCACATTTACACACCCCAGAACATCTGCCCGGAGCTCTTCCCATGACTATTCTGGAGCATCTATTCTGGAGTGTGAGATGATATGCATTCcagcttaaaaaacactttGCCTATTTGAGTCACACCAAAGGGTCTTCTGCTCCACTTTTTTTTAGGATGCATACATTCTGGGTGTCTGGCTGTCTGGCGACACGGACCAATCTGTCAGTTGGTGGCACGTTACTTCAACGATTGGGGAGCCTCACCTTTCCTCTCCGAGCTGCAGGTCACGGTGTGGATGGTGGGGACGGATCTGGCAGGACGGAGGCCCTGTTTGTCCAGCTTGCCTTGCTCACTTTTGGAGCGCTGCTGGAGGACTTTGATCACAGCATCTTTCTCCAGGAGCTGAGCGTGGAGAACGCGGAtcctaaacagaaaaaaacacaattttatagCTGCCAcaagacaaaaagacaaaaaacacaaacacaaatcaagCACCTGTTCTCCATTTCTTGATGTCTGTGACTCAACAGAGGCAGGTCCTCGTTGAAGCTGTTATTTGGAGAATGCCGGGGTGAATGGTTGATGATTGTTGTGTCTCTGAAAGTTAAGCCACagctgttaataaaccttatctTTTAACTCTTTTTCGTGAACAATCAAGAGTCTTTATCTGGCCACAGCAGTATCATTTGGTCACACCTCTGTGCCGCAGCTGTGGCTGCTGCATCCATGGCAAACTGCCTCATGGTGCTCTCCTCCAGGTACTTCTGTTCCCACTTGGTGATGTCTGCCTCCAGGGCCAGAATGCGCTCCTCCTTCTCccgcagctgctgctgctgagtcGTAGTCAAGCTCCTGTCTGAGGCCGTGAGATGACCGGGCTGGTTCTGGgactgtgagaaaaaaagacaaatatgaaGTTGACTGAGATCGTCATGAAGTGCGTAAAGCATGACAGAACCTGCCCTGTTCCTTCTGTAGAGTGCCGTCACAGACAATGACGTATGAGCCGGTAATAGGCTGTGGCTACACATTTGTGTTCCATTTGTGGACACAATTCCCCAGTTCACAATGACTAAGGTTTATAGATCAGTCAactagttttaaacaaaaagaaaaacttcaagtATTCTGTTAAGTTCCTAAAGTGCTGAACTCTTGGGCTcatatgttgctttttttgtccttcatcTGGACGTTAATGACTCAGGGAGAGACAGAACGTCACCAAACATgaaacaaatttgcattttgcaaTGGCTCCAATTCCTTCAATGTTAACTTAAGAAAACTGACACAGAACTGGCTCAACAACTGTTTGATGCTTGCCAGAGTTGGCAATTAGGCACAAATGAGTGTGTGACCTCCTGTGTCCTGCcttcttaacccttgtgctatcctaggtatgttgacattgggagtggggtcatctggaccccacgaaacagcacgctgaacttttttatttcaaggattttgtatcttcactggtgtccatgacagacatgaattcctgtccacatttgtcatgggatggataacacatgaatgtaaaggtggggtcatctggaccccataagatggcTCAAGGGTTTGGATCTAGCACGATTGTTCACCTTTATATCCTGttaggggtcaccacagcgaatcagcttccaTTAAACATTTGGTTTGGCTGAGAgttcctgtattttatccgggctggggaccggcccCTAATAGCTAACCCAGGTTTCCCACGCGCTAGTCCTGGATGCAGCCAATAGAGCCATTCACTGGCCTCTCAATGTGTCGTCAAAATGCACATTCCTCACGTTTCTCCTTGAGGCTGTAGATGCAACGACTGTTTCCTAACCTGGAGGGCCCTGAGGCTTTTCAGTTCCTGCTCCAGCCGAGTGCGCAGCCGGAGCTCCAGCACCTCCCTCTTCTCGCACGCCGCCTGCAGCTGAGCCAGCGCGCTCTGCAGCCGCTCCACTTTCTTCACGTAGGCTCGTTTCCGCAGAAGCTCTTCCTCCAGCTGCCGGTTGCGTGTTTGCGCCGAGGCCAGAGCCTGTTCCAGCAGCTCCCGTCTCCGCTGACATTCCTCTCCGGACTCACGCAGATGGTGGATCTGCTTCTCCAGATGTTCCCTCTCCCTCTGCTGCTCTTCATCTGTGAAACAGCAGATAAAGGAAGAACAGGTGAATGATGAGGATGTTTCACTCTTATCATTTTTTGACAGTATCAAGGTATTTAATGCATTATAGCAAGAAAAGctcttcaaataaaatgctGGGACCAGTCCGATCACTTTTCACTAACTCAGAGAGAAGCATTTTCCATGGAATGTGACTCAGCGAAATATATGAAAACCCGGAGCTTCTTAAGAATATCAGTCATCCATAAACTATCTGAAGCATTGGTTtctaaactgaaaatgaatgagaGCTACAACCTGTTTGCCAAACTCGTCACCTGACATCAGTGTTACAGTAAAACATTTCGGAACCAAAAGTGAGCCTCCGTTTGAGTAAGTTACATTTAAGCAAGTTTATGCAGCTCTCCTGAGCCACTTTTGAAAAGGAGGTTGATTACACAACACAAGTGCATGCCTGTGAGGGAATGCAGACTTCCTCTTATCCACTTACGCACACAAGCATAGCTTTGTACTGGCAAAAACTCTGGAATGCGTCTAAGGGCGTGAAGTAAACAGGCAGCTCAAAATATATTTCAAGTGCTTTTTGTACAAAAANNNNNNNNNNNNNNNNNNNNNNNNNNNNNNAAAAAACTTCCCACGGTGGTTCTACTTTGCTggaaaaaatactcaaaaaaataaagaagtaagATGTGATTATTTAAGACAACATCCCTATCCGCCCTTTATCCCAGGTAAAGACATGATCGATTATGGTTGAGGAGCAGGAATGAAAAATTTGTTGTCAATCaaccttattaaaaaaaatgcccaaaCAAGAAGCAGGTGTCAACCTGAGTTTACAGGATGCCCTGCAGCTTAACTTATGTTCCCCTTTAAAGAGCAACGTCAGCAGTGATGCAAGACAAACAAAGGAAGATGATTCGACAGCTTTGCTTCATCAAGAATAGTTGTGAAAGAGTAACTTCTGCAAACGACTACTCACTTTGCTCCAGCAGTTTAACAAAGACGTGCTGCCTCGGGTCTGAGCTCTCGGCCTCCTTGGCTGCTCTGTGTTTGTTAGCTTCCACCAGTTGTTCTGCACAGAAGAAAACAGCGGTTAAACACACAAACCTTACACTAAAGACAGACAGCTCAGTGGGTTTTTTGGATAAATACCTCTCAGGTCTCTGTTGAAGTCGTGCATTCTCTTAATTTCTGCCTCCATTTTGTTCCTCATTGTTTTCTCCAGCACTTCCCGCTTGGCCGAGCCTTTCATCAGAGTGTCGTAGGCCTCGGATATCCTCTGAATTTCCATCTCCAGCTGTTATAAAGCAGGGAAGAAGAGGTCAGCCTGTGTGTTGGGACTTCCCAGTGGGTGTCTAGACTGCGGTTTATGAAGTGGTGGTAACTAGCCCAGATGCTAATTACTCATCAACACAATGAACTGACTGAGGAATCGGGAATTTCTGAGTGAACTGTTGGCATCCATTTCCTTAAAACTGCATCAATACATCTAAAAGTTAGTGTGTGAGACCCAGAAAGAGTTGAGCCTCCACTTCACCTTCTGCAGCTTGTCATCCTTCTCGGTGTGCACCTCCAGCTCCTTCCTCAGCCTCTCATTCTCGCGCATCAACACGCCGCTGATGTTGGAGGTTGAGGAGATGCTGCTGTGAACCACCTGGGGTTGGATGGACCTGCTGAGGGCACacaatttaagaatttaaaagcTGATCTTGGGCTCTTGAAATACTTACATAAGGTTGCTGGGATTACCTGGGATGCTGCGGGTACATTGGAGGAGGCAGGTGGTACTGGGCATGATCCTGTGAGTGGCTGAGCATGTATTCAGGAACTCTGGCGTAGAGGGGATAATCCGGGGGTGGCCCTCTCTGCTCTCCACACTGCATGGCCCCCTGTCTGCCAGGAGGCACATCATTGCTGTGATGGAGCTGTGGATAGCTGTTCGAAGAGCTCATAGCCAGACAGTCTTTAAGTCCATTTCTTTCCAACGAAAGCTGCATGAGCCTTTCACTCAGAGAGCGAGCATGCTCTCTCTTTAAGTCCCACTGCGCCTCACTTTGACTCATGTCACGGACTTCCTGTGCCGCTTGCTCCCTCTGCGAGTTCAGGTACTGGGAGTGTGCTTTGGCCTCCTCATAGGTTGGCAGCTCCTCCCCGTGGAGCTGGTACAGGTGGCACACGGGGCCCTCGGAGTGCAGACCGTCCCCTTGGTGCTCCTGGCCCTGAGGCTCCTGCCTCATTGACATTTGCATGTACTGGGTCTCCTCCTGAGTCAGGCTCTCCAGAGAGGAGCGGGGGCTGCCTGTGCCCCcgccactgctgctgctgcctcctcGCAGCGCCTGCTGCTGGATGGCCAAGAGCGTACGGGTGTCAGTCAGGTTTCCGTATCGCAGCTGCTCTTGAATGAGACGGTGCAGCACCGTTCCAGAGGAGGCTTCAGACGTTCTCATGTCCGTCGGCTGGAATCACGTTGGAAAATATAAACGATGGCGAGAAGAAGCTCTAGACTCACAGCTCTGgggagacaaaaaaagcaaaatccaTCTTTAGTCTTGGCACAGTCTCACTgaaaaacagcacttttaaagttgatCTGCTCtcaatattattccaaaatataaTTCTCATGAGCAtctgttaaaaatatgaatcagaggaagaccattttattttgaaaagcacatTAATGCAGAAGATTAACCCTTTagaagaaacaacaaaaccaaCCCAAATATGCCAGAGACATTCAGACCTTTAGAAAAAATGATTCAGTTCCACAGAAAACTCAAAACACGCACTAAACTTTAAACCCAAATCCATAAATAACTCATAAAGATCCAGAAaacctactttaaaaaaaaacaaggaaaaacttGGTCAAAATAAAACCCCATACTTACCACTTTCTAGTCGCATCACACAGACAGCATCTGAGGAAAATAAGATGTATTCGTGTTAAATCCACGCCAGTCTCCAGAGCTCCTTTACTCCATGAACATGTGCGCGCGCCGGCGGCCAGCCGTGGAGTGAGCGGAGCGCAGCGCGCGGCGCACTAATCAGTAACTGAGGGCCGATTGTTCGCTGCGCCTGGAATGAGAGGAATGTAAAGGCTGCGAGTCCCTGTGGGATCGAGAGCAGGAGCagggggaggaggaagaggaggaggaggagcgtgaaaagaggagcagcagcactGCCTCATCTGGGCACTTGTGTCATGtaaacaagtgtttttgtcAGGAATTTAAAGTCCACCGTTGAAANNNNNNNNNNNNNNNNNNNNNNNNNNNNNNNNNNNNNNNNNNNNNNNNNNNNNNNNNNNNNNNNNNNNNNNNNNNNNNNNNNNNNNNNNNNNNNNNNNNNNNNNNNNNNNNNNNNNNNNNNNNNNNNNNNNNNNNNNNNNNNNNNNNNNNNNNNNNNNNNNNNNNNNNNNNNNNNNNNNNNNNNNNNNNNNNNNNNNNNNNNNNNNNNNNNNNNNNNNNNNNNNNNNNNNNNNNNNNNNNNNNNNGCCTGCAATTGTTTTCGTTTATTTCTGCAACTGAATGCGGCCAATCTGCAACTAAAAATAGAGAAGAGAGGATGATTTCccatgaaaaatgctaaaaaaaaaataaaaaatgtggaaaacaggCTGTGGTTTGGCTCTGTGATGTGATGATGAGGAAGTCATAATTCAATAAAACCAAGCAAGAGTTGATATTTCCTTAggatgtccaaactttttgtaaagaggatattttttcttcacataaaacagaaaaaaatgaatttaaattttaaaagcacatttttgccaaaattactGTGGATTTCTGATTAgaagaacataaataaataaaagaaagtctgtttggaagaaaacaaatcttttgtCAACATCAACTTAGATGAAATATTACatattattcataaatgttcATTATTAACTTCTACATGTAAATCATGTGAACAAGAAAATTGCACAAATAGTTAACTTATTTTGACCATATAACAAATAAAtctgttctttttgtttgaCCCTCTGAAAGTCAAGTAGCCACAGCTTTACAACAGTTTATTACAAAATTTAGCCAAACACAATGAAGAAATCGTACACCTGGTTCTTAGAAAGTCCCAGAGTCCCCATACTATTGATTTTAGAGGTATAAATTTGAATCAGgctggccacactttggacatccCTTCTATAAATGATCCACATCTGAAAACAGCCCATGTTTTGTTGATGGATTCTTCACTACAATAAAGGTTGATCTGGTATCTATAAAAGGAAGGCTCTAAATGTTCTCCTGATGAATTGAGACATTACTTTTTCAGACAGCATTTTGTTTGCCTGGCTCTAGTAAATATA includes:
- the amotl2a gene encoding angiomotin-like 2a isoform X2, with the protein product MRTSEASSGTVLHRLIQEQLRYGNLTDTRTLLAIQQQALRGGSSSSGGGTGSPRSSLESLTQEETQYMQMSMRQEPQGQEHQGDGLHSEGPVCHLYQLHGEELPTYEEAKAHSQYLNSQREQAAQEVRDMSQSEAQWDLKREHARSLSERLMQLSLERNGLKDCLAMSSSNSYPQLHHSNDVPPGRQGAMQCGEQRGPPPDYPLYARVPEYMLSHSQDHAQYHLPPPMYPQHPRSIQPQVVHSSISSTSNISGVLMRENERLRKELEVHTEKDDKLQKLEMEIQRISEAYDTLMKGSAKREVLEKTMRNKMEAEIKRMHDFNRDLREQLVEANKHRAAKEAESSDPRQHVFVKLLEQNEEQQREREHLEKQIHHLRESGEECQRRRELLEQALASAQTRNRQLEEELLRKRAYVKKVERLQSALAQLQAACEKREVLELRLRTRLEQELKSLRALQSQNQPGHLTASDRSLTTTQQQQLREKEERILALEADITKWEQKYLEESTMRQFAMDAAATAAAQRDTTIINHSPRHSPNNSFNEDLPLLSHRHQEMENRIRVLHAQLLEKDAVIKVLQQRSKSEQGKLDKQGLRPARSVPTIHTVTCSSERKGKSLSDDLTGASVPNPSSVVTAKGPRQDARTQSDVQEPAVTAESSKPKASERISEAPTEEPKASLKSINSADSEAIEILI
- the amotl2a gene encoding angiomotin-like 2a isoform X1, whose protein sequence is MRTSEASSGTVLHRLIQEQLRYGNLTDTRTLLAIQQQALRGGSSSSGGGTGSPRSSLESLTQEETQYMQMSMRQEPQGQEHQGDGLHSEGPVCHLYQLHGEELPTYEEAKAHSQYLNSQREQAAQEVRDMSQSEAQWDLKREHARSLSERLMQLSLERNGLKDCLAMSSSNSYPQLHHSNDVPPGRQGAMQCGEQRGPPPDYPLYARVPEYMLSHSQDHAQYHLPPPMYPQHPSRSIQPQVVHSSISSTSNISGVLMRENERLRKELEVHTEKDDKLQKLEMEIQRISEAYDTLMKGSAKREVLEKTMRNKMEAEIKRMHDFNRDLREQLVEANKHRAAKEAESSDPRQHVFVKLLEQNEEQQREREHLEKQIHHLRESGEECQRRRELLEQALASAQTRNRQLEEELLRKRAYVKKVERLQSALAQLQAACEKREVLELRLRTRLEQELKSLRALQSQNQPGHLTASDRSLTTTQQQQLREKEERILALEADITKWEQKYLEESTMRQFAMDAAATAAAQRDTTIINHSPRHSPNNSFNEDLPLLSHRHQEMENRIRVLHAQLLEKDAVIKVLQQRSKSEQGKLDKQGLRPARSVPTIHTVTCSSERKGKSLSDDLTGASVPNPSSVVTAKGPRQDARTQSDVQEPAVTAESSKPKASERISEAPTEEPKASLKSINSADSEAIEILI